A stretch of Blautia liquoris DNA encodes these proteins:
- the abc-f gene encoding ribosomal protection-like ABC-F family protein, with protein sequence MAQIDVQNLTFYYEGSTDVILDHVSFQIDTDWKLGLIGRNGRGKTTFLNLLLGKYDYQGTISSSEVFDYFPYPVKDKTRNTIDVIEDTDPMYELWKVCRELNLLEIDSDVLYRPFETLSNGEQTKVLLAVLFARENHFLLIDEPTNHLDMESRRKLMGYLNCKKGFILVSHDRAFLDGCIDHVLSINKCNITVTKGNFTTWWENKERQDIFELEQKERLKKDIRKLEKSSRTTGEWAGKVERSKRGAADKGYVGHKAAKMMKRSKILEHRADQALEDKSSLLRNIEEMDDLKLCPLMYHKETLIRMEDIRISYGNSKPVLENFHMEVKRGERVALQGSNGCGKSSILKIIMGINPNFQGRAELSSGVVLSYVPQDTSGISGTLGEFAELNVLDETIFFTVLRKLGFERTQFEKQIEDFSEGQKKKVLIAKSLSQQAHLYIWDEPLNYIDIYSRMQIEQLILEFRPAMLMVEHDSHFIECVATKVIRM encoded by the coding sequence ATGGCACAGATAGATGTACAAAATTTGACTTTTTATTATGAAGGGAGCACAGATGTAATCCTTGATCATGTTTCCTTTCAGATTGACACAGACTGGAAACTGGGGTTAATCGGAAGGAATGGAAGAGGAAAAACCACATTTTTGAACCTTCTGCTTGGAAAGTATGACTATCAAGGCACGATCAGCTCCAGTGAAGTCTTTGATTATTTTCCCTATCCCGTAAAGGACAAGACCAGAAATACAATTGATGTCATAGAAGACACAGATCCCATGTATGAGCTTTGGAAGGTTTGCAGAGAATTGAATTTGCTGGAGATTGATTCGGATGTTCTTTATCGACCGTTTGAGACATTGAGCAATGGAGAACAGACAAAAGTTCTGCTTGCGGTCTTATTCGCAAGAGAAAATCATTTTTTGTTGATCGATGAGCCCACGAATCACCTGGATATGGAGAGCCGCAGGAAACTTATGGGTTATCTGAATTGTAAAAAAGGATTTATTTTAGTCTCTCATGACCGTGCTTTCCTGGATGGATGTATTGATCATGTTTTGTCGATCAATAAATGCAACATTACAGTCACAAAAGGAAACTTTACCACTTGGTGGGAGAATAAAGAGCGGCAGGATATCTTCGAACTGGAGCAAAAGGAGAGGCTGAAAAAAGACATTCGGAAGCTGGAAAAAAGCTCGAGAACAACCGGTGAATGGGCGGGAAAGGTAGAAAGATCTAAAAGGGGAGCGGCGGATAAAGGCTATGTCGGACATAAGGCTGCTAAAATGATGAAACGGTCCAAAATTCTGGAACACCGGGCAGATCAGGCACTGGAGGATAAATCATCACTTCTTAGAAATATCGAGGAAATGGATGATCTGAAGCTTTGTCCGCTTATGTATCACAAAGAAACATTGATTCGTATGGAGGACATTCGGATTTCCTATGGTAATTCTAAACCTGTTTTGGAAAATTTCCATATGGAAGTGAAAAGGGGTGAGCGAGTAGCCTTGCAGGGAAGCAATGGCTGTGGGAAATCAAGCATTTTAAAAATAATTATGGGAATAAATCCAAATTTTCAAGGCCGGGCGGAACTGTCATCGGGAGTGGTTCTATCCTATGTTCCGCAGGACACGTCTGGGATATCCGGTACCTTAGGTGAGTTTGCCGAGTTAAACGTACTGGACGAAACAATATTTTTTACGGTTCTTCGAAAGCTTGGTTTTGAGAGAACACAGTTTGAAAAGCAAATCGAGGATTTTAGTGAGGGGCAGAAGAAAAAGGTACTGATCGCAAAGTCATTAAGTCAGCAGGCACATCTGTATATCTGGGATGAACCGCTGAATTATATTGATATTTATTCGAGAATGCAGATTGAACAGCTAATTCTTGAGTTTCGACCTGCAATGCTGATGGTGGAACATGACAGTCATTTTATTGAATGTGTAGCGACGAAAGTGATTCGAATGTAG
- a CDS encoding helix-turn-helix domain-containing protein yields MTTGEKISKLRKENNYTQEQLSHILGVSRQSISKWESNIAYPETDKLIRISELFVCSLDYLLKEEMEDDSRPQESQIYSSYLLRRTIRERKSKKTIWGLPVWHIGKNAKGIISIGLNAKGLIAIGLRAQGLISIGMLSLGVFSFGMLSLGLILSIGSVALGIFSAGAFAAGVFSTGAISFGIISLGSIAIGDFSVGPLAIGKYFAAGDHARAMIALGETKAYGSAFRKIGKLSSTEITTVKALLSANVPSYLIWAKNMIQVFIS; encoded by the coding sequence ATGACAACGGGAGAAAAAATCTCAAAGCTTCGCAAGGAAAATAACTATACACAAGAACAGTTATCCCATATCCTTGGAGTTTCAAGGCAGTCAATCAGTAAGTGGGAAAGTAATATTGCGTATCCCGAAACAGATAAACTAATACGCATAAGTGAACTCTTTGTCTGCTCTTTGGATTATCTTCTGAAAGAGGAAATGGAAGACGATAGCAGACCACAGGAATCGCAAATCTATTCCTCATATCTTCTCAGGAGAACGATTCGTGAAAGAAAAAGTAAGAAAACGATATGGGGATTACCTGTATGGCATATCGGAAAAAATGCAAAAGGGATTATTTCTATTGGCTTGAATGCGAAGGGATTGATTGCCATAGGATTGAGAGCTCAGGGGCTGATCTCTATTGGAATGTTGTCACTGGGTGTTTTCTCTTTTGGAATGTTATCTTTAGGTCTTATTCTTTCCATTGGATCAGTTGCTCTTGGTATTTTCTCAGCAGGCGCTTTTGCAGCAGGTGTTTTTTCAACAGGTGCGATCAGCTTTGGTATCATATCTCTCGGATCAATCGCAATTGGTGATTTCTCTGTTGGACCACTGGCAATTGGAAAATACTTTGCAGCTGGTGATCATGCCAGAGCAATGATTGCGTTAGGAGAAACGAAGGCATATGGAAGTGCTTTTCGGAAGATCGGAAAGTTAAGTTCAACAGAGATTACAACGGTTAAAGCTCTGTTAAGTGCTAATGTTCCCTCATATCTTATATGGGCCAAAAATATGATCCAGGTGTTTATCAGCTGA
- a CDS encoding pyridoxamine kinase, producing MKRILTIQDISCIGKCSLTVALPIISAFGVETAVLPTAVLSAHTMFDGFTFRDLTDDIVPITEHWKKEKITFDSIYTGYLGSARQIDLISHLFSEFKTTDNLIIVDPVMADNGKLYPGFDKAFSANMAKLCQKADIIVPNITEASFMTGMDYKENYDESYIREMMKKLSALGARLSILTGVSFDKDKIGVMGYDREKDEYFYYENKRIDAVFHGTGDIFSSTFTGALSREKTWKEAIPIAADYTARCIQLTVNDDNRSWYGVNFEEAIPYLLERIIK from the coding sequence ATGAAAAGAATTCTTACCATTCAGGATATCTCGTGTATTGGAAAATGTTCACTTACCGTTGCGCTTCCTATTATCTCTGCTTTCGGCGTAGAGACAGCAGTCCTTCCGACTGCTGTACTCTCTGCCCATACGATGTTTGACGGCTTTACCTTCCGTGATCTGACGGATGACATCGTTCCTATCACCGAACACTGGAAGAAAGAGAAAATTACTTTTGACAGCATCTACACCGGATATCTAGGCTCTGCAAGACAAATCGATCTGATCTCCCATTTGTTTTCAGAATTTAAGACAACTGATAATCTGATCATCGTCGATCCGGTCATGGCCGACAATGGAAAACTCTATCCCGGATTTGACAAGGCATTCTCAGCTAATATGGCAAAACTTTGTCAAAAAGCGGATATTATCGTCCCAAATATCACAGAAGCATCCTTCATGACAGGAATGGATTACAAAGAAAACTACGATGAGAGCTACATCCGCGAAATGATGAAAAAGCTTTCAGCACTCGGTGCCAGACTATCTATCCTGACCGGAGTCAGCTTTGATAAAGATAAAATTGGAGTCATGGGATACGACCGTGAGAAAGATGAATACTTTTATTATGAAAACAAACGAATTGATGCGGTATTCCACGGCACTGGCGATATCTTCTCCAGCACATTTACCGGCGCACTTTCCAGAGAAAAAACATGGAAAGAGGCCATCCCAATTGCTGCCGATTACACAGCCAGGTGTATCCAGCTCACGGTAAACGATGATAATCGAAGTTGGTATGGCGTTAACTTTGAAGAGGCGATTCCATATCTTCTGGAAAGAATCATAAAATAA
- a CDS encoding glutaredoxin family protein — MKDLKLYFKHSCPYCQKVLRYMDEHDVKGVQLMDIKADQKNQDDLVRLGGMDQVPMLLIDGKPMYESDDIIQYMKDELQDS, encoded by the coding sequence ATGAAAGACTTAAAACTGTATTTTAAGCATTCCTGCCCGTATTGTCAGAAAGTTCTCCGGTACATGGATGAACATGATGTAAAAGGGGTACAGCTGATGGATATCAAGGCGGATCAAAAAAATCAGGATGATCTGGTGAGACTTGGGGGGATGGATCAGGTTCCTATGCTTTTGATTGACGGAAAACCGATGTATGAATCTGATGATATTATACAATATATGAAAGACGAATTGCAGGACTCCTAA
- a CDS encoding DNA-3-methyladenine glycosylase I, translating into MSIKRCSWADKSKLEQEYHDNKWGRPVHDDHELFKMLILEGQQAGLSWSTILKKMDALCDAYDDFRPEKLALFDEAKMKRLLSNSGIIRNRLKVNAAVNNAKMYFKLCDNYGSLDHFLWSYVDGRPILNHWETMQEVPANTPLSDEISIQLKKEGFKFVGSTIVYSLMQSVGMVNDHLASCSFRFPELKKL; encoded by the coding sequence ATGAGTATCAAACGATGCAGCTGGGCTGACAAGTCCAAATTAGAGCAGGAATATCATGACAATAAATGGGGAAGACCTGTTCATGATGATCATGAATTATTTAAAATGCTGATCCTAGAGGGACAACAGGCCGGGCTTAGCTGGTCTACAATTCTAAAAAAGATGGATGCACTCTGCGATGCCTATGATGACTTCAGACCGGAAAAACTAGCCTTATTTGATGAGGCAAAAATGAAAAGGCTGCTTTCAAATAGTGGGATTATAAGAAATCGGCTGAAAGTAAATGCTGCCGTAAATAATGCCAAGATGTATTTTAAACTCTGTGACAACTATGGATCGCTGGATCATTTCTTATGGTCTTATGTGGATGGCCGTCCGATTCTAAATCACTGGGAAACGATGCAAGAAGTGCCGGCAAATACGCCGCTCTCTGATGAAATCAGCATACAACTGAAAAAAGAGGGGTTTAAGTTTGTCGGGAGCACCATTGTTTATTCACTTATGCAGTCAGTTGGAATGGTCAATGACCATCTGGCATCCTGCAGTTTTCGATTTCCAGAACTTAAAAAACTATGA
- a CDS encoding MmcQ/YjbR family DNA-binding protein: MKKRQEVLSYGMKFTGAYLDTPFHDDNWVLVRYRPNKRAFVWTYERLGNIWVNVKVEPQWRDFWRNAYESVFPAYHQNKEHWNSIILDGSIPDEEIKRMIAESYDLIMKK, translated from the coding sequence TTGAAAAAAAGACAAGAGGTATTGAGTTATGGCATGAAATTTACAGGAGCATATCTGGATACACCGTTCCACGACGATAACTGGGTATTGGTCAGATACAGACCGAATAAGCGGGCTTTTGTCTGGACATATGAACGTCTTGGGAATATTTGGGTGAATGTCAAAGTAGAACCACAGTGGAGGGATTTTTGGAGAAATGCCTATGAGTCTGTGTTTCCCGCCTATCATCAAAATAAGGAACATTGGAATTCAATCATACTGGACGGAAGTATTCCAGATGAAGAGATTAAACGCATGATTGCAGAGAGCTACGATCTTATTATGAAAAAATAA
- a CDS encoding EFR1 family ferrodoxin (N-terminal region resembles flavodoxins. C-terminal ferrodoxin region binds two 4Fe-4S clusters.), which translates to MLKNVDLYYFSPTGGTKKVALMFAKGLAKKVNLINLGDKKVLKEPESDLIVVAAPVFGGRIPALVSDKIRTLDAAGKKAVSLVVYGTRAYEDALLELNDALKDIQVQIIASGDFVAQHSIVSEVGKGRPDNKDIEEIKTFAKNVLDKMEDRNNDNDTEKEIKVPGSRPYKTAMKITDTPISTSRCTLCGTCEEACPTGAIYIDGNELTTDLRKCILCMACTYVCPEDARVLPKKLQESDDEMLKPLIGIYRENETFL; encoded by the coding sequence ATGTTAAAAAATGTAGATCTATATTATTTTAGCCCCACAGGAGGGACAAAGAAAGTCGCCCTGATGTTTGCTAAGGGGCTTGCTAAAAAAGTGAATCTGATAAACTTAGGAGATAAAAAGGTATTGAAAGAGCCGGAGAGTGATCTGATCGTGGTGGCGGCACCTGTATTTGGCGGGCGTATTCCAGCTCTGGTCTCGGATAAGATCCGAACGCTTGACGCTGCCGGGAAAAAGGCGGTTTCTCTGGTTGTATATGGAACGAGAGCATACGAAGATGCGCTGCTGGAATTGAATGATGCATTAAAAGATATTCAGGTCCAGATAATTGCCTCAGGCGATTTTGTCGCACAACATTCAATCGTGTCTGAAGTTGGAAAAGGAAGACCGGATAACAAAGATATCGAAGAGATTAAAACATTTGCAAAAAATGTCCTGGATAAGATGGAAGATCGAAACAACGATAACGACACTGAAAAAGAGATCAAGGTACCAGGAAGCCGACCATATAAAACTGCAATGAAGATTACAGACACGCCAATATCAACGAGCCGCTGTACATTATGTGGAACATGTGAAGAAGCCTGTCCTACAGGTGCGATCTATATCGATGGAAATGAACTGACGACTGATCTTAGAAAATGCATTCTCTGTATGGCATGCACATATGTCTGCCCGGAAGACGCCAGGGTGCTTCCAAAAAAGTTACAGGAAAGCGATGATGAGATGCTGAAACCTCTTATCGGGATATACCGGGAGAATGAAACTTTTTTATAA
- a CDS encoding N-acetyltransferase, which produces MSDVAEIQKVYDSARQFMYSHGNKTQWGENYPGEDLIIHDIENGDLYAYETDGKIHGVFAFFIGQDPTYQRIEQGSWLSDTLYGTIHRVASDGAKNGIMQKTVSYCENKIPHIRIDTHEDNKIMQNLIQENGFRQCGIIYTEDGSPRIAYEKI; this is translated from the coding sequence ATGAGTGATGTAGCAGAAATTCAGAAGGTTTATGATAGTGCCAGACAATTTATGTATTCTCATGGAAACAAGACACAATGGGGCGAAAATTATCCTGGAGAAGATTTAATAATTCACGATATTGAAAACGGAGATTTGTACGCCTATGAAACTGATGGAAAAATCCATGGTGTTTTCGCATTTTTCATTGGGCAGGACCCAACTTATCAGAGGATAGAACAGGGATCATGGCTGTCCGACACCCTCTATGGGACGATTCACAGAGTTGCAAGTGACGGTGCCAAAAACGGAATTATGCAAAAAACTGTATCTTATTGCGAGAACAAGATACCACATATTCGGATAGATACTCATGAAGATAACAAAATAATGCAAAATCTGATTCAGGAAAATGGTTTTAGGCAGTGTGGAATCATTTATACGGAAGATGGAAGTCCCAGAATTGCGTATGAAAAAATTTAA
- a CDS encoding APC family permease, with translation MEPKLEKKYGFFTAVTMVIGTVVGSGVFFKAEKILTATGGNLKQGILAWLIGGVIMISCAYTFAVMATKYQYVNGLVDYAEATMGTKYAYYVGWFMAIIYYPAITSVLAWASARYTCVLLGFSITGGECMTIACVYLVASFALNSLSPVLAGKFQVSTTVIKLIPIFLMAIVGTIIGLHSGMTKYNFTHYVNKSSSGGLFAAIIAASFAYEGWIIATSINAELKNAKKNLPLALVAGTFVIMAVYVLYYIGIAGTVKNEVMMAGGEEGAKLAFEKVFSSAGGTLLFVLVVISCLGTLNGLMMGCSRGIYSLAARGNGPKPEIFSQIDPTTNMPVNSAIFSVLLCAIWLFYFYGANLTDGWFGFFDFDSSELPIVTVYALYIPIFINFIRKEKDLSVFKRFIMPCISLASCVFMIIAACISHKTAVIAFLIVFAVVMAIGALLTLRRKIS, from the coding sequence ATGGAACCAAAACTGGAAAAAAAATACGGCTTTTTTACAGCTGTCACGATGGTAATCGGTACCGTTGTCGGCAGCGGAGTATTTTTCAAAGCAGAAAAAATCCTGACAGCTACAGGAGGCAATCTGAAGCAGGGCATTCTCGCATGGCTGATCGGCGGAGTTATCATGATTTCCTGTGCCTACACATTTGCCGTTATGGCTACAAAGTATCAGTATGTCAACGGACTGGTTGACTATGCTGAAGCCACGATGGGCACAAAATACGCCTATTACGTCGGATGGTTCATGGCGATAATATATTATCCTGCCATCACCTCTGTTCTCGCCTGGGCCTCTGCCCGATATACCTGTGTTTTATTAGGTTTTTCGATTACTGGCGGAGAATGTATGACGATCGCATGTGTATATCTGGTTGCAAGTTTTGCGTTGAACTCACTGTCTCCGGTACTGGCCGGAAAATTCCAGGTAAGCACCACTGTGATTAAGCTCATTCCAATCTTTTTGATGGCAATCGTCGGAACAATTATTGGTCTTCATAGTGGCATGACGAAATATAACTTTACACATTACGTAAACAAAAGTTCATCTGGCGGACTATTTGCGGCGATTATCGCTGCAAGTTTTGCCTATGAAGGCTGGATCATAGCGACAAGTATTAACGCGGAGCTTAAAAATGCCAAGAAAAACCTTCCGCTTGCTCTTGTTGCAGGTACTTTCGTAATCATGGCAGTTTACGTTCTCTACTACATTGGCATCGCCGGAACTGTAAAGAATGAAGTAATGATGGCCGGAGGTGAAGAAGGTGCAAAGCTTGCATTCGAGAAGGTCTTCTCATCCGCAGGCGGAACACTTCTCTTTGTTTTGGTTGTCATCTCCTGCCTTGGTACATTGAACGGTTTGATGATGGGATGCAGCCGTGGAATCTACTCACTGGCGGCAAGAGGAAATGGACCAAAACCAGAAATTTTCAGCCAGATCGACCCCACGACTAACATGCCTGTCAACTCAGCAATCTTTAGTGTTCTGTTATGTGCTATATGGCTTTTTTACTTTTACGGTGCCAACCTGACAGATGGGTGGTTTGGATTCTTTGATTTTGACTCCTCTGAGCTTCCGATTGTCACAGTATATGCACTGTACATTCCGATCTTTATCAACTTTATCAGAAAAGAAAAGGATCTAAGTGTTTTTAAACGTTTTATTATGCCCTGTATTTCTCTGGCAAGCTGTGTTTTTATGATTATTGCTGCCTGCATCTCACATAAAACCGCTGTCATTGCTTTCCTCATCGTATTTGCTGTTGTCATGGCAATCGGTGCGCTACTCACCCTAAGGAGAAAAATATCATGA
- a CDS encoding YjjG family noncanonical pyrimidine nucleotidase, whose amino-acid sequence MIDTILFDLDNTILDFDKAEEIALTKAFRALNIEPTEQIMKRYSEINLAQWKLLERGKITRDEVKTGRYALLFDEFEIDCSADLAESIYEKNLGIGHYYLDGAEELLQILHNQYRLYIVTNGMADVQKGRIQSAKLRDYCQDIFISEEIGFNKPRREFFDFCFAKIPAFSKDKSVIIGDSLTSDIQGGINAGIQTIWFNHDHIKNTSDVQPDYVIDSLNEIKPILNSLN is encoded by the coding sequence ATGATCGACACTATTTTATTTGATTTAGATAATACAATTCTGGACTTTGATAAAGCCGAAGAAATAGCGCTGACTAAAGCATTCCGCGCTCTTAATATTGAACCCACAGAACAGATTATGAAAAGATACAGTGAAATCAATCTTGCTCAATGGAAACTGCTTGAACGTGGAAAGATTACCCGCGATGAAGTCAAAACAGGCCGTTATGCTCTGTTGTTTGATGAATTCGAAATTGATTGCTCTGCCGATCTTGCAGAATCAATCTATGAAAAGAATCTCGGCATCGGACATTACTATCTGGATGGCGCCGAAGAACTGCTTCAGATTCTGCACAATCAATACCGACTTTACATAGTTACGAACGGAATGGCAGATGTACAAAAAGGCCGGATTCAAAGTGCCAAACTTCGAGACTATTGTCAGGATATATTTATCTCTGAAGAGATTGGATTCAATAAGCCAAGAAGAGAGTTCTTCGACTTCTGTTTCGCAAAGATTCCAGCTTTTAGTAAGGACAAATCTGTGATCATAGGTGACAGCTTAACCTCTGATATCCAAGGTGGGATTAATGCCGGGATTCAAACCATCTGGTTTAATCATGATCATATTAAAAATACCTCCGATGTTCAACCAGACTACGTTATTGATTCTCTGAATGAAATAAAGCCAATCCTTAACTCATTAAACTGA
- a CDS encoding cysteine hydrolase family protein: MSKCLIVVDYQNDFVSGSLGFEGAELLDARIAEKIKQYRASGDTVMFTFDTHTDDYLNTQEGENLPVPHCIKGTKGHEFYGETAKLIRDTDKCFYKPGFGSDELYEYLKDIPFDSIELVGLVTNICIISNVVLAKTAQPETPIIVDSTCIGCSDPKLNEETLHVMRGLQVKVID; the protein is encoded by the coding sequence ATGTCAAAATGTTTGATTGTTGTAGACTACCAGAATGACTTTGTATCGGGGTCTCTGGGATTCGAAGGAGCGGAACTTTTAGACGCCCGGATCGCAGAGAAAATCAAGCAGTATCGTGCATCGGGTGACACTGTGATGTTTACCTTTGATACACATACGGATGATTATCTGAATACTCAGGAGGGAGAAAATCTCCCTGTACCACATTGTATCAAGGGCACGAAAGGACATGAGTTTTACGGGGAAACCGCGAAATTGATTCGCGATACGGACAAATGCTTTTACAAACCAGGTTTCGGGTCAGATGAGTTATATGAGTATTTAAAGGATATACCCTTCGATAGTATCGAACTGGTCGGACTTGTGACAAACATCTGTATCATATCCAATGTTGTTCTTGCAAAGACTGCACAGCCAGAAACACCTATTATCGTGGATTCCACATGCATCGGCTGCAGTGATCCAAAACTTAATGAGGAGACACTCCATGTGATGAGGGGACTTCAGGTAAAGGTGATTGACTGA